Proteins co-encoded in one Natronorubrum daqingense genomic window:
- a CDS encoding metallophosphoesterase family protein: protein MTRIAIISDTHVPTREPDIPEWVVAEIERADHTIHAGDFESIGAYDQIVDLTDGELTAVLGNVDPATLDVARTATLEIDGVTFVVTHGDGSSGSWRERVLETAREESGADAETTLVAVAGHTHQVVDTTVTFDDPHRADGEDRPVSRIRLLNPGSATGAAPTTFETMFVATVDDGTLSVEHRTG from the coding sequence ATGACCCGCATCGCGATCATTTCCGACACGCACGTGCCCACTCGAGAACCCGACATTCCCGAGTGGGTCGTCGCCGAGATCGAGCGGGCCGATCACACCATCCACGCCGGCGATTTCGAGTCGATCGGGGCGTACGACCAGATCGTCGACCTGACGGACGGCGAACTGACCGCCGTTCTCGGCAACGTGGACCCGGCGACGCTCGACGTGGCGCGGACGGCCACCCTCGAGATCGACGGCGTGACGTTCGTCGTCACTCACGGCGACGGCTCGTCGGGAAGCTGGCGCGAACGCGTCCTCGAGACGGCCCGCGAGGAATCGGGCGCGGACGCCGAGACGACGCTCGTCGCCGTCGCCGGCCACACCCACCAGGTGGTCGATACGACCGTCACGTTCGACGACCCCCACCGAGCCGACGGCGAGGACCGACCCGTCAGTCGCATCCGGCTGCTCAACCCGGGGAGCGCTACCGGCGCTGCACCCACGACGTTCGAGACGATGTTCGTCGCCACCGTCGACGACGGAACCCTCTCGGTCGAGCATCGAACTGGATAG
- a CDS encoding NUDIX domain-containing protein yields the protein MCADASDGTHVVTAFLRHRGDILVLRRSDAVGTYAGQWGGVSGFAEGDPDEQVRTEIREETGLDPGNSVTFVRDGRPVTVDDPDLGREWIVHPYLFDADHREVDLSEEHDALEWVSPTELLGGFGETESDEDAFETVPELWSAYERVAPTVRSIAADDEHGAAALSVRALEVVRDRAGLLVAERADYGDDPEEERDELAELAGRLLEARPSMAVLRNRVNRAMTDADEHAVDGAVGAPHVLEAALAGIDRALEADDAAAATAAERIDGTVMTLSRSGTVLEAIREGEPSRLFVAESRPAREGVAVAEELAADEALECPITVHTDAAAAHLLSREAVDRVVVGADTILHDGSVVNKAGTRGIALAAEREGVPVSVVAATDKVSTREEINLESGDRSAVYDGDASLDVANPTFDVTPADCIEEYVTERGALEDEDVGDIVAELRDLEAWRE from the coding sequence ATGTGCGCCGACGCTTCCGATGGAACGCACGTCGTCACCGCCTTTCTCAGACACCGGGGCGACATCCTCGTCTTGCGCCGCAGTGACGCCGTCGGCACCTACGCGGGCCAGTGGGGCGGCGTCTCCGGCTTCGCGGAGGGCGACCCCGACGAGCAGGTTCGGACGGAGATTCGCGAGGAGACCGGACTCGATCCCGGTAATTCCGTCACGTTCGTTCGCGACGGGCGACCGGTCACGGTCGACGATCCGGATCTCGGACGCGAGTGGATCGTCCACCCATACTTGTTCGACGCCGACCACCGCGAGGTCGACCTGAGCGAGGAACACGACGCCCTCGAGTGGGTGTCGCCGACCGAACTGCTCGGTGGGTTCGGGGAAACCGAATCGGACGAAGACGCCTTCGAGACGGTCCCGGAACTCTGGAGCGCCTACGAGCGCGTCGCACCAACCGTTCGATCGATCGCGGCCGACGACGAACACGGCGCGGCGGCCCTCTCCGTTCGCGCGCTCGAGGTGGTGCGCGACCGAGCGGGCCTGCTCGTCGCGGAACGAGCCGATTACGGGGACGATCCCGAGGAAGAGCGGGACGAACTCGCCGAACTCGCCGGGCGGCTGCTCGAGGCCCGCCCCTCGATGGCCGTCCTCAGAAATCGGGTGAACCGGGCGATGACCGACGCTGACGAACACGCGGTCGACGGCGCGGTCGGCGCACCGCACGTGCTCGAGGCCGCACTCGCCGGAATCGATCGCGCGCTCGAGGCCGACGACGCCGCGGCGGCGACCGCGGCCGAGCGCATCGACGGGACCGTCATGACGCTCTCGCGCTCGGGAACCGTCCTCGAGGCGATCCGCGAGGGGGAGCCGTCGCGACTCTTCGTCGCCGAATCCAGGCCCGCGCGAGAGGGCGTCGCCGTCGCCGAGGAGTTGGCCGCCGACGAGGCTCTCGAGTGTCCGATCACGGTTCACACCGACGCGGCCGCGGCCCACCTGCTCTCGAGGGAGGCCGTCGATCGGGTGGTCGTGGGCGCGGACACGATTCTCCACGACGGCTCCGTGGTGAACAAGGCGGGAACGCGAGGGATCGCGCTCGCAGCCGAGCGCGAGGGCGTCCCCGTTTCGGTCGTCGCCGCGACGGACAAGGTGTCGACCCGCGAGGAGATCAACCTCGAGTCAGGCGATCGCTCGGCCGTCTACGACGGCGACGCGTCACTCGACGTGGCGAATCCGACGTTCGACGTGACGCCCGCCGACTGCATCGAGGAGTACGTAACCGAACGCGGTGCACTCGAGGACGAGGACGTCGGCGACATCGTGGCGGAACTGCGCGACCTCGAAGCGTGGCGCGAGTGA
- the ddh gene encoding D-2-hydroxyacid dehydrogenase — protein sequence MHFDLERLGVHDSVASVFPPAELTDFLADLSVPVDVIGDDEIPDCDAVITIEHRDAFLECDWIHSIQAGVDRFPFDEFEEHDVILTNSTGIHDRTVGETVAGYLLSFSRRLHGYAANQQDRRWVRPEWDEAFTLPGTTACVVGTGTLGRGVAETLGSLGVQVTGVRRSEESVPGFDEIHPNEDLHTAIADAEFVIVTVPLTDETHHLFDADAFETMREDAYFVNVARGSVVNQPALIDALESGAIRGAALDVFEEEPLPEESPLWEMDEVIVTPHSAALTRDYFRDVGELVETNVGRLEADEAFTNRVV from the coding sequence ATGCACTTCGATCTCGAGCGACTCGGCGTTCACGACTCGGTCGCGTCGGTGTTCCCGCCGGCGGAACTGACCGATTTTCTGGCTGACCTTTCCGTCCCGGTCGACGTGATCGGCGACGACGAGATACCCGACTGCGACGCCGTCATCACCATCGAGCACCGCGACGCCTTCCTCGAGTGCGACTGGATCCACTCCATTCAGGCCGGTGTGGACCGGTTCCCCTTCGACGAGTTCGAGGAACACGACGTGATCCTCACCAACAGCACCGGAATTCACGACCGCACGGTCGGCGAGACCGTCGCGGGCTACCTGCTCTCGTTCTCGAGGCGACTCCACGGCTACGCGGCTAATCAGCAAGATCGGCGCTGGGTTCGCCCCGAGTGGGACGAGGCGTTCACGCTCCCCGGAACGACGGCCTGCGTCGTCGGAACGGGCACGCTCGGACGCGGCGTCGCGGAGACGCTCGGCTCGCTGGGCGTTCAGGTTACTGGCGTGCGCCGTTCCGAGGAATCGGTTCCCGGCTTCGACGAAATCCACCCGAACGAGGACCTTCACACCGCTATCGCCGACGCCGAGTTCGTGATCGTGACGGTGCCCTTGACCGACGAGACCCACCACCTCTTCGACGCCGACGCGTTCGAAACCATGCGCGAGGACGCCTACTTCGTCAACGTCGCCCGCGGCTCTGTCGTCAACCAGCCCGCGCTGATCGACGCCCTCGAGTCGGGGGCCATCCGGGGAGCAGCGCTCGACGTCTTCGAAGAAGAACCGCTTCCCGAGGAGTCGCCGCTGTGGGAGATGGACGAGGTCATCGTCACGCCCCACAGTGCGGCCCTGACGCGAGACTACTTCCGCGACGTCGGCGAACTCGTCGAGACGAACGTCGGGAGGCTCGAGGCTGACGAGGCGTTCACGAACCGAGTCGTCTGA
- a CDS encoding polysaccharide deacetylase family protein, translated as MDDSSSKSIDGMGRRDVCRIGTAGALALAGVGSGVGAGAVVGSVESGTNGRVVFIYDDSWREDWADTYPVHQDEGVPACCAAVPDYIDTSWGLLPEHLREMEDEGWEIMSHSTSHVAVGNLSLTEPAEPGDERLSLDGSFLGDYEGDEIVVSDGDRTVENAVAGGGEDEDGIYLELAEPVGESFEAETAFARFDDDRIHDEVVGSKEALEEYGVEVDAFVAPFGRSEGLADDLVRDHYGAFPNGDDSALNALEDLDPYELGRSSIDGESASELDIEAYYDDVADGEYLGIVVGHSQFDETTPERVRFAIQAAKDRDLEIVTLREALIDLDVWEGETGGADSEGEAGDDENGTGPEDESDDETSAETDDAFGATVRENRTPLLAGTGALAALGLAGTAAYRRFTQSGDDGRL; from the coding sequence ATGGACGACAGTTCGTCGAAATCGATCGATGGCATGGGGCGGCGAGATGTTTGTCGGATCGGGACGGCCGGGGCGCTCGCGCTCGCTGGCGTGGGGAGTGGTGTCGGAGCCGGTGCAGTCGTCGGGTCTGTGGAATCGGGAACGAACGGCCGAGTCGTGTTCATCTACGACGATAGCTGGCGGGAAGACTGGGCCGACACGTACCCAGTTCATCAGGACGAAGGCGTCCCGGCCTGCTGTGCAGCCGTTCCAGACTATATCGACACCTCCTGGGGACTGCTTCCGGAGCACCTGCGCGAGATGGAAGACGAAGGCTGGGAAATCATGTCCCACTCTACGAGCCACGTCGCCGTCGGAAACCTCTCTCTGACCGAACCCGCCGAACCCGGGGACGAACGGCTCTCCCTCGACGGCAGCTTTCTCGGCGACTACGAAGGGGATGAAATCGTCGTCAGCGACGGCGACCGAACCGTCGAGAACGCCGTCGCTGGCGGCGGAGAGGACGAGGACGGAATCTACCTCGAGCTCGCAGAACCCGTCGGCGAGTCGTTCGAGGCCGAGACGGCGTTCGCCAGATTCGACGACGACCGAATCCACGACGAGGTCGTCGGCTCGAAGGAAGCGCTCGAGGAGTACGGCGTCGAGGTCGACGCGTTCGTCGCCCCCTTCGGTCGCAGCGAGGGGCTCGCTGACGACCTCGTTCGGGACCACTACGGCGCGTTTCCAAACGGCGACGACAGCGCTCTGAACGCCCTCGAGGACCTCGATCCGTACGAACTCGGGCGCTCGAGTATCGACGGGGAGTCGGCGAGTGAGTTGGATATCGAAGCCTACTACGACGATGTCGCAGACGGTGAGTACCTCGGAATCGTCGTCGGCCACAGCCAGTTCGACGAGACGACGCCCGAACGCGTCCGCTTCGCGATTCAGGCCGCGAAAGATCGCGATCTCGAGATCGTGACGCTTCGCGAGGCACTGATCGACCTCGACGTGTGGGAGGGCGAAACCGGCGGCGCTGACAGCGAGGGCGAAGCTGGTGACGACGAAAACGGAACCGGTCCCGAGGACGAAAGCGACGACGAAACGTCCGCAGAAACGGACGACGCGTTCGGGGCGACGGTCCGAGAGAATCGGACGCCACTGCTGGCCGGAACGGGCGCGCTCGCGGCCCTCGGCCTCGCCGGTACCGCCGCCTACCGACGATTCACGCAGTCAGGCGACGACGGGCGACTGTAA
- the engB gene encoding GTP-binding protein EngB: protein MFETRPDREAEVALVGRSNVGKSTLMRELTGHSFDTGGKPGVTREPNHYDWNAEDFVITDLPGFGFMSGVHEDHREQIKTDIVHYLEENADNILVAVLVVDGKSVIDIIDRHSGPDEIPYDVEMFHFLRELDVPTVVAVNKMDKVDDRDERLNDLCDRLGLLPPWKQWQETIAPITAKRGQIDALNEAVRGHLHEQQRDDLFKFF from the coding sequence ATGTTCGAGACGCGACCCGACCGCGAGGCCGAAGTAGCCCTCGTCGGTCGCTCCAACGTGGGCAAGTCGACGCTGATGCGAGAACTGACCGGTCACAGCTTCGACACCGGCGGCAAACCCGGCGTCACCCGCGAGCCCAACCACTACGACTGGAACGCCGAGGACTTCGTCATCACCGACCTGCCCGGCTTCGGCTTCATGAGCGGCGTCCACGAGGACCACCGCGAGCAGATCAAGACCGACATCGTCCACTATCTCGAGGAGAACGCCGACAACATCCTCGTCGCCGTGTTAGTGGTCGACGGCAAGAGCGTTATCGACATCATCGACCGTCACTCGGGCCCGGACGAGATTCCCTACGACGTCGAGATGTTCCACTTCCTGCGCGAACTGGACGTCCCCACCGTCGTCGCCGTCAACAAGATGGACAAGGTCGACGACCGCGACGAGCGCCTGAACGACCTCTGTGATCGCCTCGGCCTCCTCCCGCCGTGGAAACAATGGCAAGAAACTATCGCCCCCATCACCGCCAAACGGGGCCAGATCGACGCCCTGAACGAGGCCGTCCGCGGGCACCTCCACGAACAACAGCGCGACGATTTGTTCAAATTCTTCTAA
- a CDS encoding TIGR00341 family protein — MRLVQLTVPTGKRQTALETLDDREIDYVVTDEDSDREYTAVVYFPLPSPAVEPVLDDLNEAGIDDDAYTVVVDAETVVSRRFEELREEYEKGDVGSDRISRQELQAEANSLTPTFGIYATMTIVSAVVATAGLLLDSPAVVVGSMVIAPLIGPALGASVGSVIDDEDLFLESILYQILGVILAIAAAAIFAWMVRVTNIVPPGLEIANVDEISERLAPDLLSLAVALGAGVAGIVSIATGISVALVGVMIAAALIPPAAAAGIAMAWGDPAAAIGSTVLVLVNVLSVNLAGLLTLWYVGYRPENLFSLDKTEQRVRRRIVGLVVIVLVFALFLGAITYSSYTASTFEENAQTEAEVVLSDEAFEEYQLLESEVVMDDDYPFIGPERVVVTVGGPPGELPPELADELHERIEEHTDEDVGVEVRAVGIDER; from the coding sequence GTGCGGTTGGTACAGTTGACGGTTCCGACGGGGAAGCGCCAGACGGCCCTCGAGACGCTCGATGATCGGGAAATCGACTACGTCGTGACGGACGAAGATAGCGACCGAGAGTACACGGCGGTCGTCTACTTTCCGCTGCCGTCGCCGGCGGTCGAACCCGTCCTCGACGATCTCAACGAGGCGGGGATCGACGACGACGCCTACACGGTCGTCGTCGACGCCGAGACGGTCGTCTCCCGTCGGTTCGAGGAGTTACGCGAGGAGTACGAGAAGGGTGATGTCGGTTCGGATCGGATCTCGAGACAGGAGCTACAGGCCGAGGCTAACTCGCTGACGCCGACGTTCGGCATCTACGCGACGATGACGATCGTGAGCGCGGTCGTCGCGACGGCCGGACTGTTGCTCGACTCGCCCGCCGTGGTCGTCGGTTCGATGGTGATCGCGCCGCTGATCGGGCCGGCGCTGGGTGCGAGCGTCGGGTCGGTGATCGACGACGAAGATCTCTTTCTCGAGAGCATTCTCTACCAGATACTGGGTGTCATCCTCGCGATCGCGGCCGCGGCGATCTTCGCGTGGATGGTTCGCGTGACGAACATCGTTCCGCCGGGGCTCGAGATCGCGAACGTCGACGAGATTTCGGAGCGACTCGCGCCGGATCTGCTATCGCTCGCGGTTGCCCTCGGAGCCGGCGTGGCGGGGATCGTAAGCATCGCGACAGGGATCTCGGTCGCGTTGGTCGGCGTCATGATCGCGGCGGCGTTGATCCCGCCCGCGGCAGCCGCGGGAATCGCGATGGCGTGGGGAGATCCGGCGGCGGCCATCGGCTCGACGGTGCTCGTGTTGGTCAACGTCCTCTCGGTGAATCTCGCGGGGCTTCTCACGCTGTGGTACGTCGGCTACCGGCCGGAAAACCTGTTCTCGCTCGATAAGACCGAACAGCGCGTGCGCAGGCGAATCGTCGGGCTGGTCGTCATCGTGCTCGTCTTCGCGCTCTTTCTCGGGGCGATCACGTACTCCTCGTACACCGCCTCGACGTTCGAGGAGAACGCCCAGACGGAAGCCGAAGTAGTGCTCAGCGACGAGGCATTCGAGGAGTATCAACTGCTCGAGTCCGAGGTCGTGATGGACGACGACTATCCGTTCATCGGCCCCGAACGGGTGGTCGTCACCGTGGGCGGCCCGCCGGGTGAGTTGCCGCCGGAACTCGCCGACGAGTTACACGAACGGATCGAAGAACACACTGACGAAGACGTCGGCGTCGAGGTTCGGGCCGTCGGCATCGACGAGCGGTGA
- a CDS encoding NOG1 family protein: MIFEDLPTTPTSEELIDKAFSRAARSGNAKQGLEAQQSMLQVAANIISDNLENVVTAWPDFAYEDDVHPFYYELADAIVDVDKLRQSLSEVMWASRKAREIHEEYQPRLRKTDVDTARKHRKQAFARLADIVEQVDDELLYINKSRNDLRDLPEINPDEPTIVVAGYPNVGKSSFVNDITNARGETASYPFTTRGIGLGHFEREHVRYQIVDTPGLLDRPPAERNEIESQAVSAIEHLADCMLVMIDPSAECGYPLNSQLELRDAIAAQFEDVPVLTIANKVDRKEVWDDRHADELNADYSMSVETGEDVETVLEAAVEAIDHEPKLPFEE; the protein is encoded by the coding sequence ATGATTTTCGAAGACCTTCCGACGACGCCCACGTCGGAAGAGCTGATCGACAAAGCATTTTCGCGGGCGGCGCGGTCGGGGAACGCCAAACAGGGCCTCGAGGCCCAGCAGTCGATGCTCCAGGTGGCGGCGAACATCATCTCGGACAACTTAGAGAACGTCGTCACGGCGTGGCCGGATTTCGCCTACGAGGACGACGTCCACCCGTTTTACTACGAACTCGCCGACGCCATCGTCGACGTGGACAAACTCCGACAGAGCCTCTCTGAGGTGATGTGGGCGAGTCGAAAGGCTCGAGAGATCCACGAGGAGTACCAACCGCGCCTGCGCAAGACGGACGTCGACACGGCCCGCAAACATCGTAAGCAGGCCTTCGCCCGCCTCGCCGACATCGTCGAGCAAGTCGACGACGAACTGCTGTACATCAACAAGTCTCGAAACGACCTACGCGACCTCCCCGAGATCAACCCCGACGAGCCCACCATCGTCGTCGCCGGCTACCCAAACGTCGGCAAATCCTCGTTCGTCAACGACATCACGAACGCTCGCGGCGAGACGGCATCGTATCCCTTCACGACGAGAGGGATCGGCCTCGGTCACTTCGAACGCGAACACGTTCGCTACCAGATCGTCGACACTCCCGGCCTGCTCGACCGGCCGCCTGCGGAGCGAAACGAGATCGAATCGCAGGCCGTCAGCGCCATCGAGCACCTCGCCGACTGCATGCTCGTGATGATCGATCCGAGCGCCGAGTGTGGCTACCCGCTCAACTCCCAACTCGAGCTTCGCGACGCAATCGCGGCCCAATTCGAGGACGTTCCCGTCCTCACGATCGCGAACAAGGTCGACCGAAAGGAGGTCTGGGACGACCGCCACGCGGACGAGCTGAACGCCGACTACTCCATGAGCGTCGAAACCGGCGAGGACGTCGAAACCGTGCTCGAGGCGGCCGTCGAGGCCATCGATCACGAACCGAAACTGCCGTTCGAGGAGTAA
- a CDS encoding DUF5518 domain-containing protein → MTNWRAVIIGFLVATVLGILGLAIPGVGQLAAGLIGGFVAGYVAGGGLLRGFWHGLLAGALGGLVGGLLIAVFVGLAGWTLGPAGAMISGAAGLGILALAIFVSFVMALESAIAGALGGLLNPDRPDYRGYDAPRY, encoded by the coding sequence ATGACGAACTGGCGTGCAGTCATCATCGGCTTCCTCGTCGCGACCGTCCTCGGAATCCTCGGGCTGGCGATCCCCGGAGTGGGCCAGCTCGCGGCAGGACTGATCGGCGGCTTCGTCGCGGGCTACGTCGCCGGCGGCGGTCTCCTCAGGGGCTTCTGGCACGGCCTGCTCGCGGGTGCACTCGGCGGACTCGTCGGCGGCCTCCTGATCGCGGTGTTCGTCGGCCTCGCCGGCTGGACGCTCGGCCCGGCCGGCGCAATGATCTCCGGCGCGGCGGGACTCGGAATCCTGGCCCTCGCGATTTTCGTCTCGTTCGTGATGGCCCTCGAGAGCGCGATCGCCGGGGCGCTCGGCGGCCTCCTCAACCCGGATCGGCCCGACTACCGGGGGTACGACGCTCCGCGCTACTGA
- a CDS encoding alkaline phosphatase family protein: protein MTEHTPTSPTPPVPHESIDADRIVVLDVVGLQPHHVDDDRTPALAEQFPTDQMTDLRPPFPALTVPAQTTLATGTLPRDHGDVSSGEYDRERDVAELWERDRADRNRIWEYASDEAGLTTGVLNFQHLIGTSADVALTPSPIEDEDNNILEMNCWTNPDGFYDDLREAYGHFPLHSYWGPGASAESSEWILTAAREAVERFDPDLLWVYVPHLDYVGQSDGPEYDAFEAELETVDGLLSSFLDFLAETDRWDDTLLTLVSEYGFHGVDQPVFPNRALREAGLLETADDGDVDIPTSDAFAMVDHQIAHVYADEDVQAEARDAVSGLEGVDEILDEGEKSDYGIDHPNAGDLVLVAEETAWFQYYWWDDRADAPPYATDMDIHKKPGFDPCELFFGEDGLVSLDPTKVGGSHGRVDDSTYGCFGLGGPAASGLEDETVDATAVTPFLEDVLGLE, encoded by the coding sequence ATGACCGAACACACCCCCACCTCACCGACGCCACCCGTTCCACACGAATCGATCGACGCAGACCGTATCGTCGTCCTCGACGTCGTCGGGCTTCAGCCCCATCACGTCGACGACGACCGTACGCCGGCGCTCGCCGAACAATTTCCAACAGATCAGATGACGGATCTCCGCCCGCCGTTTCCGGCCCTCACGGTCCCGGCCCAGACGACGCTCGCAACCGGGACGCTCCCTCGAGACCACGGGGACGTCTCGAGCGGCGAGTACGACCGCGAGCGGGACGTCGCCGAGTTGTGGGAGCGCGACCGGGCGGATCGAAACCGAATCTGGGAGTACGCCAGCGACGAGGCGGGGCTGACGACCGGCGTCCTGAACTTCCAGCACCTGATCGGGACGAGCGCCGACGTCGCGCTCACCCCCTCGCCCATCGAGGACGAGGACAACAACATCCTCGAGATGAACTGCTGGACGAACCCCGACGGCTTCTACGACGACCTCCGCGAGGCGTACGGCCACTTCCCGCTTCACAGCTACTGGGGCCCCGGAGCCAGCGCCGAGAGCAGCGAGTGGATCCTCACCGCCGCACGCGAGGCCGTCGAGCGCTTCGATCCCGACCTGCTCTGGGTGTACGTCCCCCACCTCGACTACGTCGGCCAGAGCGACGGACCGGAATACGACGCCTTCGAGGCCGAACTCGAGACCGTCGACGGCCTCCTCTCCTCGTTCCTCGACTTCCTCGCCGAGACCGACCGCTGGGATGACACCCTCCTCACGCTCGTCAGCGAGTACGGCTTCCACGGCGTCGATCAGCCGGTGTTCCCGAACCGCGCGCTTCGCGAGGCGGGGCTGCTCGAGACGGCCGACGACGGCGACGTCGACATCCCGACGTCGGACGCCTTCGCCATGGTCGACCACCAGATCGCCCACGTCTACGCCGACGAGGACGTCCAGGCGGAGGCTCGAGACGCCGTTTCGGGACTCGAGGGTGTCGACGAAATCCTCGACGAGGGGGAAAAGTCCGACTACGGGATCGACCACCCGAACGCAGGCGACCTCGTCCTCGTCGCGGAGGAAACCGCGTGGTTCCAGTACTACTGGTGGGACGACCGCGCCGACGCCCCGCCGTACGCGACCGACATGGACATCCACAAGAAGCCCGGCTTCGATCCCTGCGAGCTGTTCTTCGGCGAGGACGGGCTGGTCTCGCTGGATCCGACGAAGGTGGGCGGCTCCCACGGCCGCGTCGACGACTCCACCTACGGCTGTTTCGGCCTCGGCGGCCCGGCCGCGAGCGGCCTCGAGGACGAGACCGTCGACGCGACGGCCGTCACGCCGTTCCTCGAGGACGTGCTCGGACTCGAATAA
- a CDS encoding inositol-3-phosphate synthase, whose amino-acid sequence MSASTPPEPPETDERLGVWLVGARGNVATTAIVGARAIARGLTGTTGMVTERDPVSRLELPPVSGFVFGGHDIERESLREQAARQSERNGVPDGEMLSAVEDDLDRIDERIEVGTARNCGAAVSAESQHLDPELTVGSVVEQIRSDYRAFREEHGLERLVVVNVASTEPELDDADGYNDREALERAIDEDDADLPASVLYAYAAVVDGHPFVNFTPSTGNALGGVQELAVEENVPHMGRDAKTGETLVKSALAPMFAGRNLQVLAWEGHNILGNKDGLVLEDEANAAGKLSSKGELLESILPDIGHNRVRIDYTPSLADWKTAWDYIHFEGFLDTEMKMQFTWEGSDSALAAPLVLDLVRLIAHADEHDEGGLQPQLSSFFKAPLGVDEHDFSRQLEGLAEYAERHR is encoded by the coding sequence ATGAGTGCGAGCACACCCCCCGAACCTCCCGAGACTGACGAGCGACTCGGCGTCTGGCTCGTCGGTGCTCGCGGGAACGTCGCGACGACGGCCATCGTCGGGGCGAGAGCGATCGCCCGCGGGCTGACCGGAACCACCGGCATGGTCACGGAACGAGACCCTGTCTCGAGACTCGAGCTTCCCCCCGTCTCGGGATTCGTCTTCGGCGGCCACGACATCGAGCGCGAATCGCTCCGCGAACAGGCCGCCCGCCAGTCCGAGCGAAACGGCGTTCCGGACGGTGAGATGCTCTCGGCGGTCGAAGACGACCTCGACCGAATCGACGAGCGAATCGAGGTCGGAACGGCCCGCAACTGCGGGGCTGCGGTCTCCGCGGAGAGCCAGCACCTCGACCCGGAGCTGACGGTTGGCTCCGTCGTCGAGCAGATTCGATCCGACTACCGAGCCTTTCGCGAGGAACACGGCCTCGAGCGACTCGTCGTCGTCAACGTCGCCTCGACGGAGCCGGAACTCGACGATGCCGACGGCTACAACGATCGTGAGGCCCTCGAGCGAGCGATCGACGAGGACGACGCCGACCTGCCGGCCAGCGTGCTCTACGCCTACGCCGCCGTCGTCGACGGCCACCCCTTCGTCAACTTCACGCCGAGTACGGGCAACGCGCTGGGTGGAGTTCAGGAACTCGCCGTCGAGGAGAACGTCCCGCACATGGGCCGCGACGCGAAAACGGGCGAAACGCTGGTGAAGTCCGCGCTCGCGCCGATGTTCGCCGGCCGGAACCTGCAGGTGCTCGCCTGGGAGGGCCACAACATCCTCGGCAACAAGGACGGGCTGGTGCTCGAGGACGAGGCCAACGCCGCGGGCAAGCTCTCGAGCAAGGGCGAACTGCTCGAGTCGATCCTGCCCGACATCGGCCACAATCGGGTCCGGATCGACTACACGCCCTCGCTCGCAGACTGGAAGACTGCCTGGGACTACATCCACTTCGAGGGCTTTCTCGACACCGAGATGAAGATGCAGTTCACCTGGGAGGGCTCGGACTCCGCGCTGGCCGCGCCCCTCGTGCTCGACCTCGTTCGGCTGATCGCCCACGCGGACGAGCACGACGAAGGCGGCCTCCAGCCCCAGCTCTCGTCGTTCTTCAAGGCCCCACTTGGCGTCGACGAACACGACTTCTCGAGGCAACTCGAGGGGCTCGCAGAGTACGCCGAGCGCCACAGGTAA